AGTTGAACATGGCGCGCAGACCGCGCGTCGCGGCCGAGTTGTTCGCGACGAAGGCGCGCGAGCCGCGCAAGCCGTCTTCCTCGCCGTCGAACAGCACGAAGTACGCCCGCGCGGACAGCGGCGTGTTCGCGACGCGTCGCGCGACGTCCAGCACGGCCGCGGTTCCGGACGCGTTGTCGTTCGCGCCGGGCGCGCGAACGACGGAGTCCATGTGTCCTCCGAAGAGGATCTCGGGCGCGGTAACGCCTTTCTTGTACGCGACGACGTTCGCACCACGTACCGTCCGGTCGACCGTGCGAACGCGCAGCGTCACCGAGTCACCCGAGCGCAGGAGCGCGCCGTCCGCTTGCGACACGCCTAGAACCGGGAGGTCCAGCGTGCCGCCGAGGGTCCCGCGCAACTCCCCCATGGTGTTGTTCACGATGATGACACCGACCGCTCCCGCGTCGAGGGCATTGCGGGCTTTTTGAGCGAACGGGACGTTTTGTCCGCGCGAAATGACGGCGATCTTGCCGCGCACGTTGGCTGCGGCGACGTCGCTTGGTGTGCCGACGCCGCTCACGAGCGCGAGGAGCGCCGTGACCTCCGCGCCTTTCGAGCCTTGCAGGGCGTTTCCGGCGATCGTTCGCGAGCCGACGCGAACGTCCGAGCCGAGGTCGTCGAAGCGACCGTACGTGAATTCGTCGCGGCGCGTCTCGTAGCCGAGCGCCTTGAACTGCGCTTCCAGGTATCCGCGCGCCTTCTCGATGGACTCGCTTCCCGCGACGCGCGGTCCGTTTGCGAGAAGGGCCTTGAGGTCGGTGGAGATGACGTCGAGCGAGGATGCGGACGCGGGGGCGACCGGAGCGGTTTGCGAAAGTCCGGACGTGACGAGCAGCGTGCCGAGCAGCACGCCAGGAAGCAAAAAGCGCATGTGCTCATAAGAGCACACGCGCATGAAAGCCGAGTTCGACGAGAAAGCGTCCCGAGAATTAGAAGCCGCTGCTGACGCGACCGCCGCCGTAGGCGGGATCGTTGCCGGGCTTGCCGAGATCGGACGCGCGCTTGGCGAGTTCCGACGCCACCGCCGCCGGGTTCATACGACCGCCGCTTTGGCCGATAATGAGCGCGGCGATTCCGCTAGCGTGCGGTGCGGCCATGCTCGTGCCGGCGGCCCAAGTGTAACCACCGTTCACGTTCGTGCTGAGCACCATGTCAAACACCCAACAGGGTCTGGTGAGGCCACCAACCGTGCAAGGAGCTTCGCCAGGAAGACGGCTGTCGCCACCAGGAGCGGCGAAGTTAACCGCCGACGCTCCGAAGTTGCTGTACGAAGTCAGTACGTCGAGATTTGTCGTTGGGTCTTGGCCCCACCCTTCCGGGCTGGTCGCCGAGATCGACAGGACGTGCGCGGAGTCGGCCGGAACCGAGATGATGTCGGCGGACTTGTCCTTGTCGATCGCGTCGTTGCCTTCCGACGCGATGATCGTGGTGCCCTTGTTGTAGGCGTACGTCGTTGCGCGGCTCAGCGCTGTCGTGATGGCGGTGATCTCGTTGGCACTTACACGCACGTCGTCGCTGGTGTCGTTCGGCGTGCCGTTGTCGTCGATGTAGCTGCGGCGCGGCAGCGTGGCGCCGAGGCTCATGTTGATGACGTCCGCGTCGATATCGGCGGCGTACGTGATGCCCGCAATGATGCCCGCGAACGAACCGCTTCCCGTCTTGGCCGACAGGACTTTGACCGCGACGATTTCGGCGTCGGGCGCGACGCCGATCACACCGATGTTGTTGTCGGCGGCGGCAATCGTTCCGGCAACGTGCGTGCCGTGATTGAACGTCGTGCCTTGCATGTCGTAGTACGTCTGGCCGCTGACGAAGGACGTGCTGAGCTCGGTGTTGAGGTTGGGCGCGATGTCAGGGTGGCTCTTAAAAATACCACTGTCGAGCACAGCAACCCGCACTTTACGGCCCGTGGCGTCCTTGCCACGAACACCGGCGGCCCACGCTTGCGGCGCGTGCACGGCTTGCAGGCCCCACAGCAGCGGGTAGCGCGTGTTGGTGTTGGGGTTCGTGGCGGTCAAGGCGGCGGTCTCGTCGAGCGCGACGGTCTTGAACTTCGCGTCGTTCTCGGAGGGAATCCATTGCAGCGTCAAGTCCCGCACGACGATGTCCGCGAAGCGGCCGTACGCGCTGGGATTCTTGGTCACGACGTTCGCGAATCCGGCCGCTTCGTCCACGCTGACGAGTTGGTCGCCGTTGCGGGCGACGGTGTTGCGGAAGTCGGCGGGCAGAGCACGGGCGCTGCTGACGATGTAGCTGGCCGCCACACCGGACGTGCCGA
This genomic stretch from Deinococcus yavapaiensis KR-236 harbors:
- a CDS encoding M28 family peptidase, yielding MRFLLPGVLLGTLLVTSGLSQTAPVAPASASSLDVISTDLKALLANGPRVAGSESIEKARGYLEAQFKALGYETRRDEFTYGRFDDLGSDVRVGSRTIAGNALQGSKGAEVTALLALVSGVGTPSDVAAANVRGKIAVISRGQNVPFAQKARNALDAGAVGVIIVNNTMGELRGTLGGTLDLPVLGVSQADGALLRSGDSVTLRVRTVDRTVRGANVVAYKKGVTAPEILFGGHMDSVVRAPGANDNASGTAAVLDVARRVANTPLSARAYFVLFDGEEDGLRGSRAFVANNSAATRGLRAMFNFDMVGVDVTPLAVGGTDSLSQAAQRVIPSLQVFRDSGGSDHGPFIDAGVPSLFFHRGIDVNYHQPGDVTADPTLIRDATDTALKLLDTALPSAR
- a CDS encoding S8 family serine peptidase; translation: MAKNVLALSAIALTSLLAVGCNSQTGATLPQGSSLQALGTSGVAASYIVSSARALPADFRNTVARNGDQLVSVDEAAGFANVVTKNPSAYGRFADIVVRDLTLQWIPSENDAKFKTVALDETAALTATNPNTNTRYPLLWGLQAVHAPQAWAAGVRGKDATGRKVRVAVLDSGIFKSHPDIAPNLNTELSTSFVSGQTYYDMQGTTFNHGTHVAGTIAAADNNIGVIGVAPDAEIVAVKVLSAKTGSGSFAGIIAGITYAADIDADVINMSLGATLPRRSYIDDNGTPNDTSDDVRVSANEITAITTALSRATTYAYNKGTTIIASEGNDAIDKDKSADIISVPADSAHVLSISATSPEGWGQDPTTNLDVLTSYSNFGASAVNFAAPGGDSRLPGEAPCTVGGLTRPCWVFDMVLSTNVNGGYTWAAGTSMAAPHASGIAALIIGQSGGRMNPAAVASELAKRASDLGKPGNDPAYGGGRVSSGF